One genomic segment of Gasterosteus aculeatus chromosome 6, fGasAcu3.hap1.1, whole genome shotgun sequence includes these proteins:
- the LOC120820214 gene encoding calcium homeostasis modulator protein 2 translates to MAAAALVTENFKFMALFFKSKDVMIFNGLIALGTVASQTAFNVFAFECPCSSGRNYLYGLAAIGVPALAFFLVGIMMNKSTWDLVSECRLRSCRKLSGASAFALLGTIVGRSLVAPITWVVFSLLQGQAYMCALSEFVDPSTLEGFPSGRGLKVMAKFPCRDSVPTELRSFWAEVERRLKYESQLFGWLLVAVMSLTVFLMLCMKRCSSPLGHQQEDYWSQYRSSEKTLFQRTAAVHARLLAAENVKSFFGFVALEAEEKEQLAEHQRAGPICSTNWNRVTGIYLYREKTGLPLYSRLNKWATYSLENNMEAIEKEMDMLI, encoded by the exons ATGGCTGCTGCAGCACTCGTCACAGAGAACTTTAAGTTTATGGCCCTTTTCTTCAAGAGTAAAGACGTGATGATCTTCAACGGTCTGATAGCTCTGGGCACTGTGGCCAGCCAGACGGCATTCAACGTTTTTGCTTTTGAATGTCCTTGTTCGTCCGGGAGGAACTACCTCTACGGCCTCGCTGCTATAGGTGTACCAGCACTGGCCTTTTTTCTGGTGGGAATAATGATGAACAAGAGCACGTGGGACCTTGTGTCTGAGTGTCGGCTCAGAAGTTGCCGAAAGCTGTCTGGAGCCTCTGCCTTCGCGCTGCTGGGAACCATTGTTGGTCGGAGTCTGGTGGCTCCAATAACATGGGTGGTTTTCTCTTTGCTCCAGGGCCAGGCGTACATGTGTGCCCTCAGCGAATTTGTCGATCCCAGCACGCTAGAGGGCTTCCCCTCAGGTCGTGGGTTGAAAGTAATGGCTAAATTCCCATGTCGAGACAGTGTTCCAACGGAACTGCGAAGCTTCTGGGCCGAAGTTGAGCGACGACTGAAATATGAATCCCAG CTCTTTGGCTGGCTGCTGGTGGCAGTAATGTCCCTGACGGTGTTTCTGATGCTGTGCATGAAGCGCTGCTCCTCTCCACTTGGCCACCAGCAAGAGGATTACTGGTCTCAGTATCGCTCCAGCGAAAAGACCCTCTTCCAGCGCACTGCAGCTGTCCATGCCCGCCTACTGGCTGCGGAGAACGTTAAAAGCTTCTTCGGCTTTGTGGctctggaggcggaggagaaggagcagctggCTGAGCACCAGAGGGCCGGTCCCATCTGCAGCACCAACTGGAACAGAGTGACTGGTATCTACCTATACAGGGAGAAGACAGGACTGCCTCTGTACAGCAGGCTCAACAAATGGGCCACGTACAGCCTGGAGAATAACATGGAGGCCATAGAAAAAGAGATGGACATGCTCATCTGA
- the calhm3 gene encoding calcium homeostasis modulator protein 3 — translation MERMKLVLQYFQSNSESISNGICIVLALVSVKLYTSFDFNCPCLPQYNKLYSLGVMIVPPVILFFVGVLVNRHTGVMMDEWMRPVGERSKNPAVVKYLFSAMLQRAMLAPMVWILVSLMDGKIFICAFSVSVDPALFSGLPNNTGLDVIKVMAKVPCKEDIIFRNSSFRKAVSRYVRCYSQAIGWSILLFLIVLGAVGRIVKPYFDNHAMSLQTRYWSNYLDVEQKLFDETCVLHARDFARKCVVQFFENMREDAVLRLPYPFFVANPKGEWEWEEREERLYGISKQEQVDQLLDKWYHSKPELDVTRIAHRPQTCVTWEDLRGKTMYSDV, via the exons ATGGAGCGTATGAAGTTAGTCCTGCAGTACTTTCAGTCCAACTCTGAGTCCATCTCCAATGGGATCTGCATCGTCCTGGCCTTAGTCAGTGTCAAGCTCTACACCAGCTTTGACTTTAACTGCCCGTGCCTTCCTCAGTACAACAAACTCTACTCTCTGGGAGTGATGATCGTCCCGCCTGTCATACTGTTCTTTGTCGGGGTCCTGGTCAACCGTCATACAGGCGTCATGATGGACGAGTGGATGAGACCCGTCGGGGAAAGATCCAAAAATCCTGCTGTGGTAAA GTATCTGTTCTCAGCCATGCTACAGAGGGCGATGCTGGCACCGATGGTGTGGATACTGGTCAGTTTGATGGATGGAAAGATCTTCATCTGTGCCTTCAGTGTTAGTGTAGACCCTGCACTCTTCTCAG GTTTGCCCAACAATACAGGTCTGGATGTGATCAAAGTCATGGCCAAAGTGCCCTGCAAGGAGGACATTATCTTCAGGAACAGTTCTTTCCGCAAAGCTGTCTCCCGTTACGTTCGTTGCTATTCACAA GCAATCGGCTggtccatcctcctcttcctgatTGTATTGGGAGCAGTGGGACGCATTGTCAAGCCCTATTTCGACAACCATGCCATGTCCCTGCAGACACGCTACTGGAGCAACTACCTCGACGTGGAGCAGAAGCTCTTCGACGAGACCTGCGTCCTGCATGCCCGCGACTTCGCCCGCAAGTGCGTGGTGCAGTTCTTCGAGAACATGAGGGAGGATGCAGTGCTGCGTCTTCCCTACCCGTTCTTCGTCGCCAACCCCAAAGgggagtgggagtgggaggaaagggaggagagaCTCTACGGGATCTCTAAGCAGGAACAGGTTGACCAGCTGCTCGACAAGTGGTACCACAGTAAACCTGAGCTGGATGTCACCAGGATAGCCCACAGGCCCCAAACGTGTGTTACCTGGGAGGACCTTAGAGGGAAGACCATGTACTCGGATGTGTAG
- the hells gene encoding lymphoid-specific helicase: protein MSCMKEEVRSGSPLFPKPDESEEPLGTAMETGVAAADINVKSERMTSEGVVTKEMEEEEKKLMEEGERREEEMMKKALQAQERESHDMRFKRLQHLLQKSNIYSKFLLTKMEQQQREENLKKERCGKKTKKNKNRTEPEKDKKRKREDDYKIADVMSKEEILSQSKKKKVEDVDKAPLLKKLDAEDIEKMCDSNQDIKNRLSEAVRDNAQQLLDPHRRVADQPVPAKQPLLFTGGVMRSYQIEGTEWLRMLWENGINGILADEMGLGKTVQCIAHIAMMIEKKVMGPFLVVAPLSTLPNWMSEFKRFTPEVSVLLYHGPQPDRAKVLKQIHRPQGALSMCPVVLTSFEIAMIDRKSLQRFQWKYLIVDEGHRIKNLNCRLVRELKMLPTDNKLLLTGTPLQNNLAELWSLLNFLLPEVFDDLRSFESWFDISTISEAENVIATEREQNILSMLHQILTPFLLRRLKSDVALEVPPKKEIIVYAPLTAKQEAFYTATVNKTLAKMLGQEKTEAPVVFKSSGRPKRHTSVVNYKERHGDTLHDLEKYLEKVQKEQEQSSSPVVAIQSPLDALINLKLQNILMLLKRTCNHPYLVEYPLDPATQTFKIDEQLVRSSGKFLILDRLLPALKERGHKVLIFSQMTSILDILMDYCYLRGFQYSRLDGTMSYSDRAENMDKFSKDPEVFLFLLSTRAGGLGINLTAADTVIIFDSDWNPQADLQAQDRCHRIGQTKPVVVYRLVTANTIDQKILERASAKRKLEQMVIHKNKFKGVRAELSHSKSCIDLDELKSMLKARSTEKEVKASTGKVISDKDLLLLLDRSDLLGKAKQSGKKEKVGVFRVVDGKDSSEIVLT, encoded by the exons TATGAAGGAAGAAGTTCGCAGCGGGTCTCCTCTCTTCCCCAAGCCTGACGAGTCTGAGGAGCCGCTGGGCACGGCCATGGAGACAGGAGTTGCTGCAGCAG ACATCAACGTGAAAAGTGAGAGAATGACATCTGAGGGGGTTGTCACCAAAGaaatggaggaagaagagaagaagctgatggaggaaggggagaggagagaagaagagatgatGAAAAAG GCCTTGCAAGCGCAGGAGAGGGAATCCCACGACATGCGGTTCAAGAGGCTCCAGCATTTGCTGCAGAAGAGCAACATCTACTCCAAATTCCTGTTGACTAAGATGGAGCAGCAAcagagggag GAGAACCTCAAGAAGGAGCGCTGtggaaagaagacaaagaag AACAAAAACCGTACCGAGCCAGAGAAAG ataaaaagagaaagagggaggacgACTACAAAATAGCAGACGTCATGTCAAAAGAA GAAATCCTGTCGCaatcaaagaagaaaaaagtggaGGACGTG GACAAGGCGCCACTCCTGAAGAAACTTGATGCCGAGGACATCGAGAAGATGTGCGACTCCAACCAAGACATCAAGAACCGCCTGTCTGAGGCGGTACGAGACAACGCCCAGCAGCTCCTGGATCCCCACAGGAGGGTGGCCGACCAGCCGGTGCCTGCCAAGCAGCCGCTGCTTTTTACCGGGGGGGTCATGAGGTCGTACCAGATAGAGGGCACGGAGTGGCTGAGG ATGCTGTGGGAGAACGGCATCAACGGAATCCTAGCTGACGAGATGGGCCTGGGGAAGACCGTCCAGTGCATTGCTCATATCGCCATGATGATAGAGAAGAAAGTGATGGGCCCCTTCCTGGTGGTGGCCCCTCTCTCCACACTGCCTAACTGGATGAGTGAATTCAAGCGCTTCACGCCAGAG GTATCGGTGCTGCTCTACCATGGCCCCCAGCCAGACAGAGCCAAAGTTCTGAAGCAGATCCACAGACCTCAGGGGGCCCTCAGCATGTGCCCTGTGGTGCTCACCTCATTTGAAATCGCCATGATAGACAGAAAGTCGCTACAG CGCTTCCAGTGGAAGTACCTGATCGTGGATGAGGGCCACAGGATCAAAAACCTCAACTGCCGGCTGGTGCGGGAGCTGAAGATGCTGCCCACCGACAACAAGCTGCTGCTGACCGGCACTCCACTGCAGAACAACCTGGCCGAGCTCTGGTCCCTCCTCAACTTCCTCCTGCCAGAAGTCTTTGACGACCTCAGGAG CTTCGAGTCGTGGTTTGACATCAGCACCATCAGTGAGGCGGAGAACGTGATCGCTACTGAACGTGAGCAGAACATCCTGAGCATGCTGCACCAG ATCCTGACTCCGTTCCTGCTGAGGAGGTTGAAGTCTGACGTGGCGCTGGAGGTTCCTCCGAAGAAGGAGATCATTGTGTACGCACCTCTGACAGCCAAGCAGGAGGCCTTCTACACCGCCACGGTCAACAAAACCCTCGCCAAGATGCTGGGCCAGGAAAAG ACGGAGGCTCCCGTGGTGTTTAAGTCCAGCGGGCGGCCCAAGCGCCACACCTCCGTGGTGAACTACAAAGAGAGGCATGGGGACACGCTGCATGACCTGGAGAAATATCTGGAGAAGGtccagaaggagcaggagcagag ctcgtccCCGGTGGTGGCTATCCAGAGCCCGCTGGACGCCCTGATCAACCTAAAGCTGCAGAACATTCTCATGCTGCTGAAGAGGACGTGTAACCACCCCTACCTGGTGGAGTATCCGCTGGACCCCGCCACGCAGACGTTCAAG ATTGACGAGCAGCTGGTGCGGAGCTCCGGGAAGTTTTTGATCCTGGACCGACTGCTGCCTGCACTGAAGGAGCGGGGGCACAAG GTTCTGATCTTCAGTCAGATGACGTCCATCCTGGACATCCTGATGGATTACTGCTACCTGCGGGGCTTCCAGTATAGCCGGCTGGACGGCACCATGTCCTACTCCGACCGGGCCGAGAAT ATGGACAAGTTCTCCAAAGATCCCGAGGTGTTCCTTTTTCTACTTAGCACCAGAGCCGGAGGACTCGGGATCAACCTGACGGCCGCCGACACAGTCATCATCTTTGACAGTGACTGG AACCCCCAGGCCGACCTGCAGGCTCAGGACCGCTGCCACCGAATTGGGCAGACCAAGCCGGTGGTGGTGTACCGGCTGGTCACGGCCAATACCATCGACCAGAAGATCCTGGAGAGGGCCtcggccaagagaaagctggaGCAGATGGTCATCCACAAAA ATAAGTTCAAAGGTGTGAGGGCGGAGCTCAGCCACAGTAAGAGCTGCATTGATCTAGACGAGCTGAAGTCAATGCTCAAAGCCAGAAGCACAGAGAA GGAGGTGAAAGCATCGACAGGGAAAGTGATCAGCGACAAGGACCTGCTGCTCTTGCTGGATCGCAGCGACTTGCTCG gaaaagcaaagcagagcggGAAGAAGGAAAAGGTGGGAGTCTTCAGAGTGGTCGATGGCAAGGACTCGTCGGAGATTGTGTTGACCTGA